A genomic region of Oryza glaberrima chromosome 1, OglaRS2, whole genome shotgun sequence contains the following coding sequences:
- the LOC127775387 gene encoding protein MITOFERRINLIKE 1, chloroplastic produces MPPPSSRESLSVAMAARSQSQPHLDFPSLFSDLTSLLLQHPPPPSSSSSPGPVFSSSSLSIPAPAPASAAVAATAPPTPLARAAIGACAGAAAGAFTYAALLPIDAVKTRIQAGAAAGGSWQVFLDILRTDGPLGLYRGLSAVILGSASSSAVYFGTCELAKSLLRPHLPPFLVPPLAGASGNVSSSAIMVPKELITQRLQSGAAKGRSWQVLLQILQTDGFFGLYAGYAATLLRNLPAGVLSYSSFEYLKAFTLKQRNKESLTPGESVLCGALAGAISAALTTPLDVVKTRLMTRVGTEGSRTVVGTMREVVAEEGLMGLSRGIGPRVLHSACFAALGYCAFETARLAILKWYIEDCERKAAAEMKAGVGAA; encoded by the coding sequence atgccgccgccgagctcgaggGAGTCGCTctccgtcgccatggccgcccgcTCCCAATCGCAGCCGCACCTCGActtcccctccctcttctccGACCTCAcctcgctcctcctccagcacccgccgcctccctcctcctcctcgtcgcccggccccgtcttctcctcctcatctctctccatccccgcgcccgcgcctgcgtcggctgccgtcgccgccacggcgcctcCCACCCCGCTCGCCCGCGCGGCCATCGGGGCGtgcgcgggcgccgcggcgggggccTTCACCTACGCCGCTCTGCTCCCCATCGACGCCGTCAAGACCCGCATccaggccggcgccgccgcgggggggTCGTGGCAGGTGTTCCTCGACATCCTCCGAACCGACGGGCCCCTGGGGCTCTACCGCGGCCTCTCCGCCGTCATCCTCGGCtccgcgtcctcctccgccgtctaCTTCGGCACGTGCGAGCTCGCCAAGTCGCTGCTCCGCCCCCACCTCCCACCCTTCCtcgtgccgccgctcgccggcgccagcggcaacgtctcctcctccgccatcatGGTCCCCAAGGAGCTCATCACCCAGCGCCTCCAATCCGGCGCCGCCAAGGGCCGCTCATGGCAGGTGCTCCTCCAGATCCTCCAGACCGACGGATTCTTCGGCCTCTACGCCGGCtacgccgccaccctcctccgCAACCTCCCCGCGGGGGTCCTCAGCTACTCCTCCTTCGAGTACCTCAAGGCATTCACCCTCAAGCAACGCAACAAGGAGAGCCTCACGCCGGGAGAGAGTGTGCTGTGCGGCGCTCTCGCGGGGGCCATATCGGCGGCGCTCACCACCCCGCTCGACGTCGTCAAGACGCGCCTCATGACCAGGGTGGGCACCGAGGGGAGCCGCACCGTGGTTGGGACAATGCGGGAGGTCGTCGCCGAGGAGGGGCTGATGGGCTTGTCCCGGGGGATTGGTCCGAGGGTGCTGCACAGCGCTTGCTTCGCCGCGCTGGGATACTGCGCCTTCGAGACGGCGAGGCTTGCGATTCTCAAATGGTACATTGAAGACTGCGAGAGGAAGGCTGCAGCGGAGATGAAGGCCGGAGTAGGCGCTGCTTGA
- the LOC127775354 gene encoding PH, RCC1 and FYVE domains-containing protein 1-like: MHTKGASSDVIRVSTSSAPSTSSHGSAQDDCDSSGDVYVWGEVICDNSVRTGSDTVVRSTVRTDVLRPKPLESNLVLDAYHVDCGVKHSALVTKNGEVFTWGEESGGRLGHGSREDSIHPRLIESLAVCNVDIVACGEFHTCAVTTAGELYTWGDGTHNVGLLGHGKDVSHWIPKRIAGALEGLAVAYVSCGTWHTALITTMGQLFTFGDGTFGVLGHGNRESISCPKEVESLSGLKTISVACGVWHTAAIVEVIVTQSSSSISSGKLFTWGDGDKHRLGHGDKEPRLKPTCVASLIDYDFHRIACGHSLTVGLTTSGKVLSMGNTVYGQLGNPRSDGKIPCLVEEIVGENVVQVACGSYHVAVLTIKSEVFTWGKGANGRLGHGDIEDRKIPTLVEALRDRSVRHIACGANFTAAICQHKWVSGAEQSQCASCRQPFGFTRKRHNCHNCGLVHCNACTSRKAVRAALAPNPAKPYRVCDSCFLKLNNAVDSSAISKKKENVLRESNSDGRLTKAIIPSNLDMIRSLDSKAAKQGKKTDALSFLRTPQMNSLLQLRDIALSGGLDLNRPVPRAVRTTAVRSVNTSRAVSPFSRKPSPPRSTTPVPTTHGLSIGKGAADNLVKTNEMLNQEVERLRAQVDNLRHRCEVQELELQKSAKKVQEAMTLVAEESSKSKAAKEVIKSLTAQLKDMAERLPPDQGAYDGNESKQMHFPNGTELHAAIYSGTNGIHQLQNESISALNTPSLNTGRSLHANGISSQHKSPGSISEHSEVSTHSHRVSSPHDTELSNRRARISSDELFSASGKSDDSNNRDARSLQNGEDGYKPRGTVSLSSNQVQAEWIEQYEPGVYITLTTLRDGTRDLKRVRFSRRRFGEHQAENWWNENREKVYERYNVRSSERVSSAASTRSAR, from the exons ATGCACACTAAAGGGGCTTCTTCTGATGTTATCAGAGTAAGCACATCTAGTGCCCCTAGTACATCAAGTCACGGTTCTGCACAAGATGACTGTGATTCTTCAGGTGATGTGTATGTATGGGGTGAAGTTATCTGTGATAACTCTGTAAGAACTGGTTCTGATACTGTAGTTAGGTCAACTGTTAGGACCGATGTCCTGCGACCTAAGCCTTTGGAATCTAATTTAGTCCTTGATGCGTATCATGTGGATTGTGGAGTTAAACATTCTGCTTTGGTCACAAAAAATGGAGAAGTCTTTACATGGGGTGAAGAATCTGGTGGACGCCTTGGCCATGGATCACGAGAAGATTCTATTCATCCTCGTCTAATTGAGTCATTAGCAGTTTGCAATGTGGATATTGTTGCTTGTGGGGAGTTCCATACTTGTGCTGTGACAACAGCTGGGGAACTGTATACTTGGGGAGACGGAACACATAATGTTGGACTTCTAGGCCATGGTAAAGATGTAAGCCACTGGATTCCAAAAAGAATTGCAGGAGCATTGGAAGGTCTTGCAGTTGCTTATGTATCTTGTGGAACATGGCATACAGCTTTGATTACAACAATGGGCCAGCTATTTACCTTTGGTGATGGCACATTTGGAGTTTTAGGCCATGGAAACCGAGAAAGCATTTCATGCCCAAAGGAGGTCGAGTCTTTATCGGGGTTGAAAACGATTTCTGTTGCATGTGGTGTATGGCACACTGCTGCCATTGTAGAAGTTATAGTGACTCAGTCAAGTTCAAGTATATCTTCTGGAAAGCTCTTCACATGGGGAGATGGTGATAAGCATCGACTTGGTCATGGTGACAAAGAACCACGACTCAAGCCTACATGTGTGGCTTCACTTATTGATTATGATTTTCACAGGATAGCATGTGGCCATAGTTTAACTGTGGGTCTGACAACATCTGGGAAAGTTTTGAGCATGGGTAATACTGTTTATGGTCAGCTTGGCAATCCTCGTTCAGATGGTAAGATTCCATGTTTAGTTGAAGAGATTGTGGGTGAAAATGTTGTGCAAGTTGCCTGTGGTTCCTACCATGTTGCAGTTTTGACAATTAAGAGCGAGGTTTTTACATGGGGAAAAGGAGCCAATGGAAGACTAGGTCATGGAGATATAGAGGACAGAAAAATACCTACACTGGTTGAGGCATTGAGAGATAGGTCTGTTAGGCACATAGCCTGTGGAGCAAACTTCACTGCTGCTATATGCCAGCATAAGTGGGTCTCTGGAGCCGAGCAGTCACAGTGTGCTTCATGTCGACAACCATTTGGGTTCACCCGAAAGAGGCATAATTGCCATAATTGTGGACTTGTCCATTGTAATGCGTGCACCTCAAGGAAGGCTGTCAGGGCAGCTTTGGCTCCCAATCCTGCAAAACCTTACCGTGTTTGTGATTCCTGCTTCTTGAAATTGAACAATGCTGTAGACTCTAGTGCAATTAgtaaaaagaaagagaatgtACTTCGCGAAAGCAACTCTGATGGTAGATTGACAAAAGCAATTATACCTAGTAATCTGGATATGATCAGAAGTTTGGATAGCAAGGCAGCAaaacaagggaaaaaaacagaTGCACTGTCGTTTCTTCGTACACCTCAAATGAATTCGCTTCTTCAGCTTAGAGATATTGCTCTATCTGGTGGGCTTGATCTGAACAGGCCAGTTCCAAGAGCAGTGCGCACAACGGCAGTTCGATCGGTAAATACTTCTAGGGCTGTTTCCCCTTTCTCTCGCAAGCCTAGTCCGCCCCGTTCTACCACACCAGTTCCAACAACTCATGGCCTTTCTATTGGAAAAGGTGCTGCTGATAATCTTGTGAAAACAAATGAGATGTTAAATCAGGAAGTTGAAAGACTCCGTGCACAG GTTGATAACCTGAGGCACCGATGTGAGGTTCAAGAGCTTGAGTTGCAGAAATCAGCCAAGAAAGTACAAGAGGCCATGACACTGGTTGCAGAAGAATCTTCAAAGTCCAAAGCTGCAAAGGAAGTCATAAAATCGCTAACAGCACAG CTCAAGGATATGGCTGAAAGACTGCCTCCAGATCAGGGAGCCTATGATGGGAATGAATCAAAACAAATGCATTTTCCAAATGGCACAGAGTTGCATGCTGCTATCTACTCGGGCACGAATGGCATCCACCAGCTACAAAATGAGTCTATCAGTGCTTTAAACACGCCTAGCCTGAACACTGGAAGATCCTTGCATGCAAATGGAATCTCAAGTCAACATAAATCACCGGGTAGTATTAGTGAACATAGTGAAGTGAGCACTCACAGCCATCGGGTTTCAAGCCCTCATGACACTGAACTTTCAAATCGAAGGGCACGGATCAGTAGTGATGAGTTGTTCAGTGCAAGCGGTAAATCGGATGATAGCAATAACAGGGATGCTAGGTCCCTTCAAAATGGTGAAGATGGTTACAAACCTCGAGGGACAGTATCTCTGTCCAGCAACCAAGTTCAGGCTGAATGGATTGAACAGTATGAACCAGGGGTATACATTACACTGACAACATTACGCGATGGGACTCGGGATCTGAAGCGGGTGCGCTTCAG TCGCAGGCGGTTTGGGGAGCATCAAGCAGAGAACTGGTGGAACGAGAACCGGGAGAAGGTATATGAGAGGTACAACGTAAGAAGTTCCGAAAGAGTCTCGTCAGCAGCATCAACCCGGTCAGCTCGATGA